The nucleotide window GATTCCCGAGTATGTGCCGCGCGGGCTCTACGCGCCCGCCCTGGCCTATGTAGCGGACGGCGCAGCGCCGGGCGTCTGAAAGCTGGCGAGGTGACGACGACCAGCAGCTCCTCGACGAGATTCACCGGCGTGCATATGTGGTTGGGGACGACAGCGACTCTTGCCTCCCATCACGGGACCCGTCCGGATGATCATGGCAGGTCGGCGGACCAGTGCCGCTCACACACGACGCCATCCAGGCCCTGCCGAACTGGCGGACCGCCGCCTACCTGCGCGACCTGCTCATGGACAGCGGCGTCCTGCCTCACCTCGACCGTCGACTCCTGCTGTTCGAGCGGTGGCTCGCCCAGCGAATCGCCACCACCGAGAACACCGAACACGCCCGCATGCTCCAGCACTTCGCCACCTGGCACCAGCTCCGCAAGCTCCGCGCCAAGGCGGCCAGGAGCCCGCTGGGCACCAGCACGACGCAGGAATCCCGTCAGCAGATCACCCAGGCAGGCGCCTTCCTGGTCTGGCTCGCCGCCCGACACGTCACGCTGGACGCCTGCACCCAGACCGATCTCGATGCCTGACACGCGGAGAAGTACGCCACCCGGCGCCCCGCACAGTCATTCCTGCGCTGGTGCATGGAGACCCGCCGGATGCCGCGGCTGACCATCCCGAACCGCCCGACCACCAACCCCCAGCCGATGGGCCAACACCAGCGCATCACCGCCCTGCAACGGGTCCTCGCCGACGACAGCAGCTCGCCGAGAGTCCGGCTCGCCGCCTGTCTGGTCCTGCTGTTCGCCCAGCCCGTACAGCCGGATCGTCCGCATGGTCACCGACGATGTTGTCCACGACGGCCAGCATGTCGTACTCCGACTCGGCGATCCGCCCACCCCAGTCCCCGAGCCGGTGGCCGTCCTCCTGCTCGACTACCTCCAGGCCCTGCCCGGCAAGACCCCTGCCATCAACCAGGATTCACCCTGGCTCTTCCCAGGCCGCCGCCCGAGCCAGCCGATGAACCCCGGCACTTTGCGTGACGCGCTCCGGCAAACTCGGCGTCCCGGCCGAGAAGGGCCGCACCTCGGCCATCCGCCAGCTCGTCCTTCAGGCCCCGGCGCCCGTCATCGCCCAGGCACTGGACTACCACGACAAGAGCACCACCCGCATCGCCACTGAGGCCGGAGCCCCTTGGAAGAACTACGCACCCGGCGACCACAAACGCTGAACGGCCCCCTCGAACTACGCGCCCGGCGAAAGATCACACCACTCGGCTGCCTTCGCCCCACAGTGGTGACCATGCTGAACCGAGTAGCCGTTCTGTCCGACATTCACGGAGTCCTGCCGGCCCTGGAGGCAGTACTCGCCGAACCAGACGTCAGCACTGCCGATCACGTCGTGCTGACCGGCGACATCACCGCCGGCCCGCAACCGACCCAGGTCCTCGACCTGCTGACCAGCTTCGGTGACCGCGTCGTCTGGATCAGCGGCAACGCCGACCGCGAACTCCTCGAATACCGCCGGGGGCAACGCGAAACGATCCCCGATCCGATCGTCCCCTGGGCAGCCGAACAGCTCCGCGAGGACCATCTCGACCTTCTCAGCTCGCTTCCACGATCACTCTCCCTGTCCGTGAACGGCCTGGGAAAGGTGCTGTTCTGCCATGCCACCCCTCGCGACGACGAGGAGGTCGTCCTGGTCGACTCCCGCCTCGACCGCTGGGAGGAAGTCTTTGACGGACTCGATGCCGATATTCGCACCGTGGTCTGCGGCCACACCCACATGCCGTTCGTCCGCCTCGCTCACGGCCGACTCGTGATCAACCCCGGCAGCATCGGCATGCCCTACGGACGAACCGGAGCGCACTGGGCCCTCCTGGGCCCGGGCGTCGAACTCCGCACCACGCACTTCGACCTCCAAGCCGCAGCCACCCAGCTCAGCCAGGACTCGTCCTACCCCGACATCACCGAATGGGCCGACTACTTCCTGCACGCTCGCGCGACCGACGCCGACGCCCTCACAGCCTTCGCACCACGGGACGGGCGCGACCACAGCCCGTGACACCCGCTCCCCATCCACGACAGCGGGCAGCCGAACACCGACTACACGATCAACGACGCCTACCAATCCCACCCACGGTCACTGCTGCCCGCGTCGGTGACGGAGCTCTGGACGCCACCGTCCGTGGGGCTGATGCTGCCCGAGCGTCGACAGGCCGACGCGCGACCGCCCCCGCTTCGGTTTTCGAAACGGGGGCGGTCGTCGTTGGACGGTTACCAGCCTCGTGCGCGCCACTCCGCGAGGTGGGGCCGCTCCGTGCCGAGGGTGGTGTCGTTGCCGTGGCCGGGGTAGACCCAGGTCTCATCGGGCAGGACGTCGAATACCTTGGTCTCCAGGCCGTCCATCAGGGAGTTGAACTCTTTCGGACGTGTTGTCCGGCCAGGACCGCCCGGGAAGAGGCAGTCCCCTGTGAACACATGCGGATGTCCGTGCGGGTCGTCGTAGACCAGGGCGATCGAACCCGGCGTGTGACCCACCAGATGGCGTGCGGTGAGCTCCACGCGCCCCACCCGGATCGTGTCCCCGTCCTCGACGAGGACGTCGGTCGCCACCGGGATGCCCTCGGCGTCGTCCCGGCCCGCGTATGTGCGTGCCCCCGTGGCCGACACCACCTCGGCGAGCGCCTGCCAGTGGTCGCCGTGCTGATGCGTGGTGACGACGGACGCGATCCCGTCGGCGCCGATCAGTGTGAGCAGGGTGTCGGCGTCGTTCGCGGCGTCGATCAGCAACTGCTCGTCGGTGGCCCGGCAGCGCAGCAGATAGGCGTTGTTGTCCATCGGGCCGACCGCGACCTTGGAGATCATCAGGTCGGGCAGCTCGTGCACATCCGCAGGGCCGCCGACCTTCACTGCTCCGCTGTACGTCATGACCATCAGTCTAGGTCGCGGGGAACAGGTGGCGTCGCTACAACGGGGGCAGCACGGGGAGCGGCCCGCCCTCCACGGTCAGAGCGGCTCCGTCCCGACGTCCGGCCAGCCATCCGAGCAGTACCGGCGCGGGCCCCGCAACCGTGACCTCGGGAGCGGAAGCGGCCCTACCGGTGTTCCACGCGCGCGTGCCGTCCGTCACCCGGGTGGGAGGCACCTCTGGATGCCCGCTGAAGCGGTCGGTGAGGAAGTCGATCTCCCGTTCCACGAACTCCCCCGGCAGATCCTCCAGCTCGTACCCGATCCCGAGGTCCACGTGGTGCAGCTCGGCCTCCACCCACCGCCTGAACGGCACCCGGGACGCGGAATCCGTCACCCCGTTGCGCAGCTCCACGGTCCGCGACCAGTCCGCGGGCGCGGCCGCCGCCTCCTGGAAACGGGCCGCACTCTCGCGTACGTCGGTGAGCTGGACCTCCAGGGGGCGCGGCGCGTCCCGCTCGATGTCGGCGTCCCGCGCCTCCCCGGAGACATACATGGGGCGGCCCTGGAGGACGTTCACGAGCGCGTCCGCGTTGCGGGCGAGGTGGGCGAGGACATGGCCGCGGCTCCAGCCGGGCAGCCGTGACGGCTCGGCGACGGTGGCGTTGTCCAATTCGGCGGCTGCGGTGAGGAGCCGGTCGGTCGCCTCACGTACAGAGTCCAGGTCACGTGCGTGATCCATCATGACGCCGACCCTAGCTCCGCCACACCTTCGGGTGAAGGTGGCTGACCACGGCCGCAAATCGAATGCACGTGCTATATGGTCGAGTCCTGCGTCGGGCATGCTTGAAGGCCCGGGATTGTTGTGGAACGGGGAAACAGGACCGGCGCTGTCAGTGGCTCCCCCTAGTCTGTGAAGGACGGGGGCTCCGCTCCTGCTCACTTCACTCAAGAAAGGTGCGGACCGGCGTGGCCGACCGTCTCATCGTCCGTGGCGCGCGCGAGCACAACCTCAAGAACGTCTCGCTCGACCTCCCACGAGACTCGCTCATCGTCTTCACGGGCCTGTCCGGGTCGGGCAAGTCCTCGCTGGCCTTCGACACGATCTTCGCCGAGGGGCAGCGCCGCTACGTCGAGTCGCTCTCCTCGTACGCCCGGCAGTTCCTCGGTCAGATGGACAAGCCGGACGTGGACTTCATCGAGGGGCTGTCCCCGGCGGTCTCCATCGACCAGAAGTCGACCTCGCGCAACCCGCGCTCGACGGTCGGCACGATCACCGAGGTCTACGACTACCTGCGTCTGCTCTTCGCGCGCATCGGCAAGCCGCACTGCCCCCAGTGCAGCCGCCCGATCTCGCGCCAGTCGCCGCAGGCCATCGTCGACAGGGTCCTGGAGCTGCCGGAGGGGAGCCGCTTCCAGGTGTTGTCGCCGCTGGTGCGCGAGCGCAAGGGCGAGTTCGTCGACCTCTTCGCCGATCTCCAGACCAAGGGTTACAGCCGTGCGCGGGTGGACGGCGAGACCGTCCAGCTCTCCAACCCACCCACCCTGAAGAAGCAGGAGAAGCACACCATTGAGGTGGTCATCGACCGCCTCACGGTGAAGGACTCCGCCAAGCGCCGCCTCACGGACTCCGTGGAGACCGCGCTCGGTCTCTCCGGCGGCATGGTCGTGCTCGACTTCGTCGACCTCCCCGAGGACGACCCCGAGCGCGAGCGCATGTTCTCGGAGCACCTGTACTGCCCGTACGACGACCTGTCCTTCGAGGAGCTGGAGCCCCGCTCCTTCTCCTTCAACTCGCCCTTCGGCGCCTGCCCCGACTGCAGCGGCATCGGTACGCGCATGGAGGTCGACCCCGAGCTGATCGTCCCGGACGAGGACAAGTCGCTCGACGAGGGCGCCATCCACCCCTGGTCGCACGGACACACCAAGGACTACTTCGGCCGCCTCATCGGAGCTCTCGCGGACGCGTTGGGATTCCGGACCGACATCCCCTTCGCCGGTCTCCCGCAGCGCGCGAGGAAGGCCCTGCTGTACGGCCACAAGACCCAGATCGAGGTGCGTTACCGCAACCGGTACGGCCGCGAGCGGGTGTACACGACGGCCTTCGAAGGCGCCGTCCCCTTCGTGAAGCGGCGGCACAGCGAGGCCGAGAGCGACGCCAGCCGGGAGCGCTTCGAGGGCTACATGCGCGAGGTGCCCTGCCCCACCTGCGAGGGCACCCGCCTGAAGCCGATCGTCCTCGCGGTCACGATCATGGAGAAGTCGATCGCCGAGGTCTCCGCCATGTCGATCAGCGACTGCGCGGACTTCCTGGGCGAGCTGAAGCTCAACGCCCGCGACAAGAAGATCGCCGAGCGGGTGCTGAAGGAGGTCAACGAAAGGCTGCGGTTCCTGGTCGACGTCGGCCTCGACTACCTGTCGCTGAACCGCGCGGCCGGCACGCTCTCCGGCGGCGAGGCACAGCGCATCCGCCTGGCCACCCAGATCGGCTCCGGCCTCGTCGGCGTCCTCTACGTCCTCGACGAGCCGTCCATCGGGCTCCACCAGCGGGACAACCACCGGCTGATCGAGACCCTGGTCCGGCTGCGCGACATGGGCAACACGCTCATCGTCGTAGAACACGACGAGGACACGATCAAGATGGCCGACTGGATCGTCGACATCGGCCCCGGCGCCGGCGAGCACGGCGGCAAGGTCGTGCACAGCGGCTCCCTGAAGGAGCTGCTCGTCAACGACGAGTCGCAGACCGGGCAGTACCTCGCGGGAAGGAAGGCCATCCCGCTGCCCGACATACGCCGCCCGCTCGACCCGACCCGGCAGCTCACGGTGCACGGCGCCCGGGAGAACAACCTCCAGGACATCGACGTGTCCTTCCCGCTGGGCGTCTTCACCGCCGTCACCGGTGTGTCCGGCTCCGGCAAGTCGACGCTGGTCAACGACATCCTGTACACGCACCTGGCCCGCGAGCTGAACGGCGCGAGGAACGTCCCCGGGCGCCACACGCGCGTGGACGGCGACGACCTCGTCGACAAGGTCGTGCACGTCGACCAGTCGCCCATCGGCCGTACCCCCCGGTCCAACCCGGCGACGTACACCGGTGTCTTCGACCATGTGCGCAAGCTGTTCGCCGAGACCACCGAGGCGAAGGTCCGTGGTTATCTACCCGGCCGCTTCTCCTTCAACGTCAAGGGCGGCCGCTGCGAGAACTGCGCGGGCGACGGCACCATCAAGATCGAGATGAACTTCCTCCCGGACGTCTACGTCCCGTGCGAGGTCTGCCACGGCGCCCGGTACAACCGGGAGACCCTGGAGGTCCACTACAAGGGCAAGTCCATCGCAGATGTGCTGAACATGCCGATCGAGGAGGCCACGGGCTTCTTCGAGGCGGTCCCCGCGATCGCCCGCCACCTCAACACGCTGAAGGACGTCGGCCTCGGCTACGTCCGGCTCGGCCAGTCCGCGACCACCCTGTCCGGCGGTGAGGCCCAGCGCGTCAAGCTCGCCAGTGAGCTGCAGCGCCGCTCCACCGGCCGTACGGTCTACGTCCTGGACGAGCCGACCACGGGTCTGCACTTCGAGGACATCAGCAAGCTCCTCAAGGTGCTGTCCGGCCTGGTCGACAAGGGCAACACGGTCATCGTCATCGAGCACAACCTCGACGTCATCAAGACCGCCGACTGGGTCGTCGACATGGGTCCCGAGGGCGGTGCGGGCGGTGGCCTCGTCATCGCCGAGGGCACACCCGAACAGGTCGCCGGGGTACCGGCCAGCCACACGGGCAAGTTCCTGAGGGACATCC belongs to Streptomyces graminofaciens and includes:
- a CDS encoding metallophosphoesterase family protein → MLNRVAVLSDIHGVLPALEAVLAEPDVSTADHVVLTGDITAGPQPTQVLDLLTSFGDRVVWISGNADRELLEYRRGQRETIPDPIVPWAAEQLREDHLDLLSSLPRSLSLSVNGLGKVLFCHATPRDDEEVVLVDSRLDRWEEVFDGLDADIRTVVCGHTHMPFVRLAHGRLVINPGSIGMPYGRTGAHWALLGPGVELRTTHFDLQAAATQLSQDSSYPDITEWADYFLHARATDADALTAFAPRDGRDHSP
- a CDS encoding MBL fold metallo-hydrolase, with translation MTYSGAVKVGGPADVHELPDLMISKVAVGPMDNNAYLLRCRATDEQLLIDAANDADTLLTLIGADGIASVVTTHQHGDHWQALAEVVSATGARTYAGRDDAEGIPVATDVLVEDGDTIRVGRVELTARHLVGHTPGSIALVYDDPHGHPHVFTGDCLFPGGPGRTTRPKEFNSLMDGLETKVFDVLPDETWVYPGHGNDTTLGTERPHLAEWRARGW
- a CDS encoding maleylpyruvate isomerase family mycothiol-dependent enzyme — protein: MMDHARDLDSVREATDRLLTAAAELDNATVAEPSRLPGWSRGHVLAHLARNADALVNVLQGRPMYVSGEARDADIERDAPRPLEVQLTDVRESAARFQEAAAAPADWSRTVELRNGVTDSASRVPFRRWVEAELHHVDLGIGYELEDLPGEFVEREIDFLTDRFSGHPEVPPTRVTDGTRAWNTGRAASAPEVTVAGPAPVLLGWLAGRRDGAALTVEGGPLPVLPPL
- the uvrA gene encoding excinuclease ABC subunit UvrA, with protein sequence MADRLIVRGAREHNLKNVSLDLPRDSLIVFTGLSGSGKSSLAFDTIFAEGQRRYVESLSSYARQFLGQMDKPDVDFIEGLSPAVSIDQKSTSRNPRSTVGTITEVYDYLRLLFARIGKPHCPQCSRPISRQSPQAIVDRVLELPEGSRFQVLSPLVRERKGEFVDLFADLQTKGYSRARVDGETVQLSNPPTLKKQEKHTIEVVIDRLTVKDSAKRRLTDSVETALGLSGGMVVLDFVDLPEDDPERERMFSEHLYCPYDDLSFEELEPRSFSFNSPFGACPDCSGIGTRMEVDPELIVPDEDKSLDEGAIHPWSHGHTKDYFGRLIGALADALGFRTDIPFAGLPQRARKALLYGHKTQIEVRYRNRYGRERVYTTAFEGAVPFVKRRHSEAESDASRERFEGYMREVPCPTCEGTRLKPIVLAVTIMEKSIAEVSAMSISDCADFLGELKLNARDKKIAERVLKEVNERLRFLVDVGLDYLSLNRAAGTLSGGEAQRIRLATQIGSGLVGVLYVLDEPSIGLHQRDNHRLIETLVRLRDMGNTLIVVEHDEDTIKMADWIVDIGPGAGEHGGKVVHSGSLKELLVNDESQTGQYLAGRKAIPLPDIRRPLDPTRQLTVHGARENNLQDIDVSFPLGVFTAVTGVSGSGKSTLVNDILYTHLARELNGARNVPGRHTRVDGDDLVDKVVHVDQSPIGRTPRSNPATYTGVFDHVRKLFAETTEAKVRGYLPGRFSFNVKGGRCENCAGDGTIKIEMNFLPDVYVPCEVCHGARYNRETLEVHYKGKSIADVLNMPIEEATGFFEAVPAIARHLNTLKDVGLGYVRLGQSATTLSGGEAQRVKLASELQRRSTGRTVYVLDEPTTGLHFEDISKLLKVLSGLVDKGNTVIVIEHNLDVIKTADWVVDMGPEGGAGGGLVIAEGTPEQVAGVPASHTGKFLRDILGADRISDAAPVKAPRKTAARKTVAARSTATKATTARTTKGAANNAATKQAAAVTKKATPAKKTTRARKA